From a region of the Nothobranchius furzeri strain GRZ-AD chromosome 12, NfurGRZ-RIMD1, whole genome shotgun sequence genome:
- the LOC107376521 gene encoding uncharacterized protein: MGLVLFLWVSLISFLLESSLEFTLVEDGHYRPTYASQNLHDIDDDTLFSDLSFDEGEGEDLGNPPSSPVDTAFGKPLVMLPPEPVPPRQNVPNIIAQPVSQYYSVEVPPMVVSAGQGFLCSYPSVGQNVPLNFVPCKQNLPITFGLPPSQYYSVNLPPKLFPPGQDVPPTSVPAGQNLPDATGQPPSQYYVNVPPKPFPAGQDVPPTSVPAGQNLPYATGQPPSQYYSVNMPPKPFPAGQDVSPTSVPAGQNLPNAIGQPPSQYYVNVPPKPFPAGQDVPPTSVPAGQNLPYATGQPPSQYYSVNMPPKPFPAGQDVSPTSVPAGQNLPNAIGQPPSQYYSVNMPLKPFPAGQDVPPTSVPAGQNLPNTIGQPPSQYYSVNMPPKPFPAVQDVPPTSVPAGQDIPNTVDQLSSNFLSANVQPPSSPSLNTAEWYGQNNVIDSTEYASPPKKPSPQSQGKSRSEDWWDYFFSNFFGDEDLDEDLEPQNSVIGTEKYWFPQVGFSSKAQEPLTPPPPRPQIYIVHTKGNYKRGRVVHTKSVYSPKYETPILKYPKGSKASGGPSDNLSNLLEDHLKNDGEESD; this comes from the exons ATGGGTCTTGTGCTCTTTTTGTG GGTCTCTTTGATATCTTTCCTGTTGGAGAGTAGTCTTGAGTTTACACTTGTTGAAG ATGGACATTACCGGCCCACCTATGCATCTCAGAACCTTCATGATATTGATGATGATACCCTTTTCTCTGATCTGTCCTTTGATGAAGGAGAAGGGGAGGACTTGGGTAACCCACCAAGTAGCCCTGTCGACACAGCCTTTGGAAAGCCTTTGGTAATGTTGCCACCTGAACCAGTTCCACCTAGACAAAACGTACCCAACATAATTGCGCAACCAGTAAGCCAATATTACTCTGTGGAAGTGCCACCCATGGTGGTGTCAGCTGGACAAGGTTTTCTCTGTAGCTATCCTTCAGTTGGACAAAATGTTCCCCTTAATTTTGTCCCATGTAAACAAAACTTGCCCATCACATTTGGGCTACCACCAAGCCAATACTACTCTGTAAACCTGCCACCCAAGCTGTTCCCACCTGGACAAGATGTACCCCCTACCTCAGTCCCAGCTGGACAAAACCTACCTGACGCAACTGGGCAACCACCAAGCCAATACTATGTGAATGTGCCACCCAAGCCGTTCCCAGCTGGACAAGATGTACCCCCTACCTCAGTCCCAGCTGGACAAAACCTACCCTATGCAACTGGGCAACCGCCAAGCCAATACTACTCTGTGAACATGCCACCCAAGCCGTTCCCTGCTGGACAAGATGTGTCCCCTACCTCAGTCCCAGCTGGACAAAACCTACCCAATGCAATTGGGCAACCACCAAGCCAATACTATGTGAATGTGCCACCCAAGCCGTTCCCAGCTGGACAAGATGTACCCCCTACCTCAGTCCCAGCTGGACAAAACCTACCCTATGCAACTGGGCAACCGCCAAGCCAATACTACTCTGTGAACATGCCACCCAAGCCGTTCCCTGCTGGACAAGATGTGTCCCCTACCTCGGTCCCAGCTGGACAAAACCTACCCAATGCAATTGGGCAACCACCAAGCCAATACTACTCTGTGAATATGCCACTCAAGCCGTTCCCTGCTGGACAAGATGTACCCCCTACCTCAGTCCCAGCTGGACAAAACTTACCCAATACAATTGGGCAACCACCAAGCCAATACTACTCTGTGAATATGCCACCCAAGCCGTTCCCTGCTGTACAAGATGTACCCCCTACATCAGTCCCGGCTGGACAAGATATACCCAACACGGTTGATCAACTGTCAAGCAACTTCCTCTCTGCAAATGTTCAACCACCAAGTTCTCCATCCTTGAATACAGCAGAGTGGTATGGCCAGAATAATGTGATTGATTCAACTGAATATGCCTCTCCACCAAAGAAGCCCTCACCTCAAAGTCAAGGAAAAAGTAGGTCTGAAGACTGGTGGGACTACTTTTTTTCCAACTTCTTTGGAGACGAGGACCTTGACGAAGACTTGGAGCCACAAAACTCTGTGATTGGCACTGAAAAATACTGGTTTCCTCAGGTCGGATTTTCCTCAAAAGCTCAAGAACCACTCACCCCCCCTCCTCCACGTCCCCAGATTTATATTGTCCACACTAAAGGGAATTATAAACGAGGAAGAGTTGTCCACACTAAATCGGTCTACTCTCCCAAGTATGAGACACCAATATTGAAATATCCCAAGGGTTCTAAGGCTTCTGGAGGACCGTCAGATAATCTGTCGAACTTGCTTGAAGATCATTTAAAG aatgaTGGGGAGGAAAGCGACTGA